A single genomic interval of Prochlorococcus marinus XMU1406 harbors:
- a CDS encoding R-phycoerythrin subunit beta → MSVSKNNQLLSADKKLNDLSNIKEFINSANSRLDAITSITNNSHAIAADAVTAMICENQDSLNSKISLNTTNKMSVCLRDGEIILRIVAYLLISNDESVLEKSCLKDLKNTYLALGVPLRNARRVFQLMRDATISDLNSTVKNMRGNKSFLPKLISETEFQFERIINLLK, encoded by the coding sequence ATGTCAGTTTCAAAGAATAATCAACTATTGTCAGCCGATAAGAAATTAAATGATTTAAGCAATATAAAAGAATTTATTAATAGTGCAAACTCAAGATTAGATGCAATAACCTCAATAACCAATAATTCACATGCAATCGCAGCAGACGCTGTAACAGCAATGATTTGCGAAAATCAAGATTCACTTAATTCAAAAATATCTTTAAATACAACTAATAAGATGTCCGTTTGTTTAAGAGATGGAGAAATAATCCTAAGGATTGTTGCTTATCTTTTAATTTCTAATGACGAATCAGTTTTAGAAAAAAGTTGTTTGAAGGATCTTAAAAATACTTATCTTGCTCTTGGGGTGCCTTTAAGAAATGCAAGAAGGGTTTTTCAATTAATGCGAGATGCAACTATCTCTGATTTGAATTCAACAGTTAAAAATATGCGTGGAAACAAAAGCTTTCTTCCTAAATTAATATCTGAAACAGAGTTTCAATTTGAAAGGATAATTAATCTTTTAAAATAG
- a CDS encoding phycobiliprotein lyase, with protein sequence MTKNLTIINQFIDKSIGEWKSIRSTHTLAFQEFENSTSKIYIKHINKKNKKVVEIFKNYKFSLNLESIAISINWQAISDWDNEDISEGDETILIFLPKDENSGIVLRNKGYTESFISSSTYFVDEQNNLHIKTIYKSTVSEERISFLSTHIRSRFSTIRNLENNSVIQTSHTSEIRNLAILKD encoded by the coding sequence TTGACGAAGAATCTAACAATAATTAATCAATTCATTGATAAAAGTATAGGAGAGTGGAAATCTATTAGAAGTACTCACACTTTAGCTTTTCAGGAATTTGAAAACTCAACTAGTAAAATATATATAAAACATATCAACAAAAAAAATAAAAAAGTCGTTGAAATTTTTAAAAATTATAAATTCAGTTTAAACCTAGAGAGCATAGCCATTTCCATAAACTGGCAAGCTATTAGTGATTGGGACAATGAAGATATCAGTGAGGGAGATGAAACTATTCTGATTTTTTTACCCAAAGATGAAAATTCAGGAATTGTTTTAAGAAATAAAGGTTATACAGAATCCTTTATTTCATCATCAACTTATTTTGTTGATGAACAAAATAATTTACACATTAAAACTATTTATAAATCAACAGTTTCCGAAGAAAGAATTTCCTTTTTATCCACTCATATAAGATCCAGATTTTCTACTATTAGAAATCTGGAAAATAACTCAGTTATACAGACTTCACATACTTCAGAGATAAGGAATTTAGCTATTTTAAAAGATTAA
- a CDS encoding TVP38/TMEM64 family protein, which translates to MNKIQKFLSVVFFIAIFVVLIYFIQNYGIEPLRNKIESMGIWAPFGIFILRGVSIILPALPSSAYSLLAGSLLGFQKGYMTIIFSDIVFCQAAFFIARNYGRVPVRNLVGPKAMQKIESFNQNQLEENFFLMTGLLMTGLFDFLSYAIGIGGTRWKIFTPALIISLLISDSILVAVGAGVSQGAGLFLGIALLGMFALATISGLAKNKMPK; encoded by the coding sequence ATGAATAAAATACAGAAATTTCTCTCAGTAGTTTTTTTTATAGCAATATTTGTAGTATTGATTTATTTCATCCAAAATTATGGGATTGAACCTCTAAGGAATAAAATAGAAAGTATGGGGATTTGGGCTCCTTTTGGAATATTCATACTCAGAGGAGTAAGTATTATTTTACCTGCCCTTCCAAGTTCAGCTTATTCTCTGCTAGCTGGTTCATTACTAGGATTTCAAAAAGGTTACATGACAATAATCTTTTCTGATATCGTTTTTTGCCAAGCTGCTTTCTTTATCGCAAGAAATTATGGTCGGGTTCCTGTACGTAATTTAGTAGGCCCGAAAGCAATGCAAAAGATTGAAAGTTTTAATCAAAACCAGCTAGAAGAAAATTTCTTTCTTATGACAGGTCTACTAATGACTGGCCTTTTTGATTTTCTAAGCTACGCAATTGGTATTGGAGGAACTCGCTGGAAAATATTTACTCCTGCATTAATAATAAGTCTTCTAATCAGTGACTCTATACTAGTAGCAGTAGGAGCTGGAGTTAGCCAGGGAGCAGGATTATTTCTAGGGATTGCTCTATTGGGAATGTTTGCTTTAGCGACTATTTCAGGATTGGCAAAAAATAAAATGCCTAAATAA
- a CDS encoding FGGY-family carbohydrate kinase gives MPENFYGGLDFGTSGARISIINFHKKLVYSNSVPYSYSFKNPNSWINSCENLLASLPIEVKINLNKLAISGTSGTLTASNLQGEPLGEAIPYDQACSENKILLESLTPEEDYLRTPYSSLAKALKLIDKYGTNILLRHQSDWITGWFLKDWTYGEEGNNLKLGWDLKKESWPKSYLNASWQKCLPQIIKSGEIIGEVNCDLAERFNLNKKLILISGTTDSNASVIAAGLGKEDGLTVLGTTLVVKKIIDKPIKKEGITNHRLNGDWICGGASNAGCGILSQFFSDLEIKELSRQINPSKKTSLNLLPLNSKGERFPVNNSNLEPILGPRPVSDSLYLHALFEGLAKIELKGWEKLGELTGSLPKKIITIGGGSKNPQWRKIREKIINIPIVSCKKTTSFGTALLAINSK, from the coding sequence ATGCCTGAAAATTTTTATGGAGGGTTAGATTTTGGAACCAGTGGTGCAAGAATATCAATAATTAATTTTCATAAGAAATTAGTATATTCAAATTCAGTACCTTATTCATACAGCTTTAAGAATCCAAATTCTTGGATCAATTCTTGTGAGAATCTCTTAGCTAGTTTACCTATTGAGGTGAAAATTAACCTTAATAAATTGGCTATCTCCGGTACCTCAGGAACTTTAACAGCATCAAATTTGCAAGGAGAGCCGCTAGGAGAAGCAATACCTTATGACCAAGCATGTAGCGAAAATAAGATCCTTCTTGAATCACTAACTCCTGAAGAAGATTATCTGCGAACTCCATATAGTAGTCTTGCTAAAGCATTAAAATTAATAGATAAATATGGGACAAATATACTTTTACGACATCAATCTGATTGGATCACTGGTTGGTTTTTAAAAGATTGGACTTATGGAGAAGAAGGTAATAATCTAAAACTTGGTTGGGATCTAAAAAAAGAATCATGGCCAAAAAGCTATCTCAATGCTTCATGGCAAAAATGCCTACCTCAAATAATAAAAAGTGGGGAAATTATTGGAGAAGTGAATTGTGATTTAGCAGAGAGATTTAACTTGAATAAGAAATTAATATTAATCTCAGGCACCACTGACTCTAATGCAAGTGTAATAGCTGCAGGTTTAGGTAAAGAAGATGGTCTCACAGTTTTAGGAACAACTCTTGTAGTTAAGAAAATCATTGATAAACCTATAAAAAAAGAAGGAATTACAAACCATAGATTAAACGGCGATTGGATATGTGGAGGGGCATCAAACGCGGGATGTGGTATCTTATCTCAATTCTTCTCTGATTTAGAAATAAAGGAGCTCAGTCGACAAATAAATCCATCGAAAAAAACTTCTTTAAATCTTTTACCTCTTAATAGTAAAGGAGAGAGATTTCCTGTTAATAATTCTAATTTAGAGCCAATACTTGGTCCAAGGCCAGTAAGCGACTCACTTTATTTACATGCATTATTCGAGGGGCTAGCTAAGATCGAATTGAAAGGATGGGAAAAGCTAGGAGAACTAACAGGTTCACTTCCAAAAAAAATTATTACTATTGGTGGAGGTTCAAAAAACCCACAGTGGAGAAAAATAAGAGAAAAAATTATTAATATACCCATAGTTTCATGCAAAAAAACTACTTCATTTGGTACTGCCTTGTTGGCGATTAATTCAAAATAA
- the metK gene encoding methionine adenosyltransferase: MSDFIFTSESVTEGHPDKICDQISDAVLDALLTEDPESRVACETVVNTGLCLLTGEITSKAKVDYIKLVRNVIKEIGYEGYKAGGFDANSCAVLVALDEQSPDISQGVNDADDVNDDLEDNTGAGDQGIMFGYACDETPELMPLPISLAHRLAIQLAKVRHEEVLSYLLPDGKTQVSIDYEKGLPVSINTILISTQHNPEIDGITNEEEIRQRIKEDLWSHVVIPATEDLEIKPSISQTRFLVNPTGKFVVGGPQGDAGLTGRKIIVDTYGGYARHGGGAFSGKDPTKVDRSAAYAARYVAKSIVKAKLAKKAEVQLSYAIGVAKPISILVETFDTGVISQANLTELIKEHFDLRPAAIIKEFNLRNLPKKMGGKFFRKTASYGHFGRRDLELPWENVEEKAAQLAEASKIF; the protein is encoded by the coding sequence ATGAGTGATTTCATTTTCACTTCTGAATCCGTAACTGAAGGTCATCCTGACAAGATATGTGATCAAATTAGTGACGCTGTTTTAGATGCTTTATTGACAGAAGATCCAGAAAGCAGAGTTGCATGCGAAACTGTTGTAAATACTGGTCTTTGTTTACTTACTGGAGAAATAACTTCAAAAGCAAAAGTCGATTACATAAAACTTGTTAGAAATGTAATTAAAGAAATTGGATATGAAGGCTATAAAGCAGGTGGTTTTGATGCAAATAGTTGTGCTGTTTTAGTAGCACTTGATGAGCAATCACCAGACATTTCACAAGGAGTAAATGACGCAGATGATGTTAACGATGATTTGGAAGACAATACCGGAGCTGGTGACCAAGGCATAATGTTCGGCTATGCATGCGATGAGACGCCTGAATTAATGCCCTTACCGATAAGCTTAGCTCATAGATTAGCCATTCAACTTGCCAAAGTGAGGCATGAAGAAGTCCTTAGTTATCTACTCCCTGATGGGAAAACTCAAGTAAGCATTGATTACGAAAAAGGTTTACCAGTTTCTATTAATACAATTTTAATTTCAACTCAACATAATCCTGAGATAGATGGGATAACAAATGAAGAAGAAATTCGTCAAAGAATAAAAGAAGATTTATGGAGTCATGTTGTAATTCCTGCTACTGAAGATTTAGAAATCAAACCAAGCATTAGCCAAACAAGATTTCTAGTAAACCCCACTGGGAAATTTGTCGTAGGGGGGCCCCAAGGAGATGCGGGGCTCACTGGCAGAAAAATTATTGTAGATACTTATGGTGGATATGCAAGACACGGAGGAGGGGCATTTTCTGGTAAAGATCCCACAAAAGTAGATAGATCAGCCGCTTATGCCGCACGTTATGTAGCTAAAAGCATAGTTAAGGCGAAATTGGCAAAAAAAGCAGAAGTACAATTAAGTTATGCTATTGGAGTGGCAAAACCAATTTCCATTCTCGTGGAAACTTTTGATACAGGTGTTATTTCACAAGCTAATTTGACTGAGCTAATTAAAGAGCACTTTGATTTAAGACCCGCAGCAATAATAAAAGAATTTAACTTAAGAAACCTACCCAAAAAAATGGGAGGCAAATTTTTTAGAAAGACTGCATCCTATGGACATTTTGGCAGAAGAGATCTTGAGCTCCCATGGGAAAATGTAGAAGAAAAAGCAGCCCAATTAGCTGAGGCTTCCAAGATTTTTTAA
- a CDS encoding 30S ribosomal protein S1 gives MNENSSQTIKEIPEEQEIKNSSELNNDSASQNEEDLSFKKSDIPSADSSSSRTNKDFDNAGFTQEEFASLLGKYDYNFKPGDLVKGTVFALEPKGAMIDIGAKTAAFMPVQEVSINRVEGLNDVLQPSESREFFIMSEENEDGQLALSIRRIEYQRAWERVRQLQKEDATIYSEVFATNRGGALVRVEGLRGFIPGSHISARRIKDDLEGEYLPLKFLEVDEERNRLVLSHRRALVEKKMNRLEVGEVVVGSVKGIKPYGAFIDIGGVSGLLHISEISHEHIETPHNVLNVNDEMKVMIIDLDSERGRISLSTKALEPEPGDMLTDPQKVFSKAEEMAAKYKQMLFEQTDDNEETPIASVETV, from the coding sequence ATGAACGAAAATTCTTCCCAAACCATTAAAGAAATTCCTGAGGAACAAGAAATTAAAAATTCTTCTGAGTTAAATAACGATTCAGCATCCCAAAATGAGGAAGATTTATCATTCAAGAAGAGCGATATACCTTCAGCAGATTCTTCCTCTAGCAGAACAAATAAAGATTTTGATAATGCAGGATTCACACAAGAGGAATTTGCATCACTTTTGGGTAAGTATGACTATAACTTTAAGCCTGGCGATCTAGTTAAAGGTACTGTTTTTGCTTTAGAGCCCAAAGGGGCCATGATTGATATAGGGGCGAAAACAGCTGCCTTCATGCCTGTTCAGGAGGTTTCAATAAATAGAGTAGAGGGACTGAATGATGTTTTACAACCTTCAGAAAGTAGGGAATTTTTCATAATGAGTGAAGAAAATGAAGATGGCCAATTAGCCCTCTCCATTAGAAGAATTGAATATCAAAGAGCATGGGAAAGGGTTAGACAACTACAAAAAGAAGATGCAACTATATACTCTGAAGTTTTTGCAACAAACAGGGGAGGAGCTCTTGTGAGGGTGGAAGGCTTGCGAGGTTTTATCCCAGGCTCTCATATAAGTGCTAGAAGAATAAAAGATGACTTGGAAGGTGAATATCTACCTTTAAAATTTCTTGAAGTTGATGAAGAGAGAAATAGATTAGTACTAAGTCATAGAAGAGCTTTAGTTGAGAAAAAAATGAACAGACTTGAGGTAGGTGAAGTTGTTGTTGGTTCAGTAAAAGGTATTAAACCTTATGGAGCCTTTATTGATATTGGTGGAGTCAGTGGTCTATTGCACATTTCCGAGATTAGTCATGAACATATTGAGACTCCTCATAATGTTTTAAATGTGAATGATGAAATGAAAGTCATGATAATAGACCTGGATTCGGAAAGAGGACGAATTTCATTATCCACTAAAGCACTTGAACCTGAACCAGGGGATATGTTAACTGACCCTCAAAAAGTTTTTAGTAAAGCTGAAGAAATGGCTGCGAAATACAAGCAAATGTTATTTGAACAAACTGACGATAATGAAGAGACCCCCATAGCTTCAGTTGAAACAGTATAA
- the nrdR gene encoding transcriptional regulator NrdR: MQCPNCQNTDSRVLESRSADTGKSVRRRRECLNCSFRFTTYERVETMPVSIIKKDGSRELFDKQKLFTGISRACEKTNFSSEAIINFVDGIESQIVQDSNKDIKSSQIGELILKNLRKENEVAYIRYASVYRKFNGVKDFISTLESLKVSSKNQLASIL; this comes from the coding sequence ATGCAGTGTCCAAACTGTCAAAACACAGATAGCAGAGTTTTGGAATCAAGATCTGCCGATACTGGTAAAAGTGTTCGAAGAAGAAGAGAGTGCTTAAATTGCAGCTTTAGATTTACAACTTATGAAAGAGTTGAAACGATGCCAGTTTCAATAATCAAAAAAGACGGTAGCAGAGAATTATTTGATAAACAAAAATTATTTACCGGTATATCAAGAGCTTGCGAAAAGACTAACTTCAGCAGTGAAGCAATTATTAATTTCGTAGATGGAATTGAATCTCAAATCGTTCAAGACTCTAACAAAGATATTAAATCTTCTCAAATCGGAGAATTAATACTTAAAAATCTTAGGAAAGAAAACGAAGTAGCCTATATAAGATATGCCTCAGTTTACAGAAAATTTAATGGGGTAAAAGATTTTATTTCTACTCTTGAATCTCTAAAAGTAAGTTCAAAAAACCAATTAGCTTCAATTTTATAA
- a CDS encoding photosystem II reaction center protein T codes for MEAFAYVLILTLAVVTLFFAVAFRDPPKFDKK; via the coding sequence ATGGAAGCTTTTGCTTACGTTCTTATTTTAACTCTCGCAGTTGTTACTTTATTCTTTGCTGTCGCCTTTAGAGATCCACCTAAATTCGATAAAAAATGA
- the psbB gene encoding photosystem II chlorophyll-binding protein CP47 — MGLPWYRVHTVVINDPGRLLAVHLMHTALLAGWAGSMALYELAIFDPSDAVLNPMWRQGMYVMPFMARLGITSSWNGWDITGATGVDPGFWSFEGVAAAHIVFSGLLMLASIWHWTYWDLDLWEDSRTGEPALDLPRIFGIHLLLAGLTCFGFGAFHCANVGIWVSDPYGLTGHVEPVAPSWGVEGFNPFNPGGIVANHIAAGLMGIIGGIFHITNRPGERLYRALKLGSLEGVLASALAAVLFVSFVVSGTMWYGSATTPVELFGPTRYQWDSGYFKTEINRRVQSAIDNGATKSEAYASIPEKLAFYDYVGNSPAKGGLFRVGALVNGDGLPTGWQGHIAFQDKEGNELEVRRIPNFFENFPVILEDKEGNVRADIPFRRAEAKYSFEQTGITATIYGGDLNGQTFTDPAVVKRLARKAQLGEAFKFDRETYKSDGVFRSSPRAWFTYAHLCFGLLFLFGHWWHASRTLYRNSFAGIDAEIGDQVEFGLFKKLGDESTRRIPGRV; from the coding sequence ATGGGATTGCCTTGGTATCGAGTTCACACAGTAGTTATTAATGACCCAGGTCGACTACTTGCTGTGCATCTTATGCATACTGCATTATTAGCCGGCTGGGCCGGCTCAATGGCTCTTTATGAATTAGCCATTTTTGATCCATCTGATGCTGTTCTCAATCCTATGTGGAGACAGGGAATGTACGTTATGCCTTTTATGGCTAGACTTGGTATCACAAGCAGTTGGAACGGATGGGATATAACTGGTGCTACAGGAGTTGATCCCGGATTCTGGAGTTTTGAAGGGGTTGCCGCAGCACACATTGTATTTAGCGGATTATTGATGTTGGCCTCTATATGGCACTGGACTTACTGGGACTTAGATTTATGGGAAGATTCAAGAACAGGTGAGCCAGCTCTCGATCTGCCAAGAATATTTGGAATTCATCTTCTTCTAGCTGGACTTACATGCTTTGGCTTTGGAGCTTTTCACTGCGCAAACGTGGGGATTTGGGTTTCTGACCCTTATGGCTTAACTGGTCACGTAGAACCTGTGGCACCTTCTTGGGGAGTAGAAGGATTTAACCCTTTTAATCCAGGAGGTATAGTAGCGAATCATATTGCGGCAGGACTTATGGGTATTATTGGAGGTATTTTTCATATCACCAATAGACCTGGAGAAAGACTTTATAGAGCATTAAAACTTGGAAGTCTCGAAGGAGTCCTAGCCAGTGCTTTAGCTGCTGTATTATTTGTATCTTTTGTTGTTTCAGGAACAATGTGGTACGGTTCAGCAACAACCCCAGTAGAGCTTTTTGGTCCTACCAGATATCAATGGGATTCAGGCTATTTCAAAACTGAAATTAATAGAAGAGTACAATCTGCTATAGATAATGGTGCCACTAAATCAGAGGCATATGCATCTATTCCAGAGAAATTAGCTTTCTACGATTATGTTGGGAATAGTCCAGCTAAAGGAGGCCTATTTAGAGTTGGAGCTCTTGTTAATGGTGATGGATTACCAACTGGTTGGCAAGGTCACATTGCTTTTCAAGATAAGGAAGGTAACGAATTAGAAGTTAGAAGGATTCCTAATTTCTTTGAAAACTTCCCTGTTATTCTTGAAGACAAAGAAGGTAACGTAAGGGCAGATATTCCATTTAGAAGAGCCGAAGCGAAGTATTCATTTGAACAAACTGGCATCACAGCAACTATCTATGGAGGAGACTTAAATGGTCAAACATTTACTGATCCTGCAGTAGTAAAAAGATTAGCTAGAAAAGCGCAGCTTGGAGAAGCTTTCAAGTTTGACAGAGAAACTTATAAATCTGACGGTGTATTCCGAAGTTCCCCAAGAGCATGGTTTACATATGCACATCTATGTTTCGGATTGCTATTCTTGTTTGGCCACTGGTGGCATGCTTCAAGAACTCTTTACAGAAATTCATTCGCTGGAATTGACGCTGAGATTGGTGACCAAGTTGAATTTGGTTTATTCAAGAAGCTTGGTGACGAATCCACAAGAAGAATCCCAGGAAGGGTTTAA
- a CDS encoding 2Fe-2S iron-sulfur cluster-binding protein, whose amino-acid sequence MATIRFIREDLEVQCNPGENLRELVMKENLQLYGLKGILGNCGGAGQCSTCFVSVEGGSNNSLSPQTSVEEEKLKNRPENWRLACQTLIKSSAVILTKPQSPPSNLEELKKNSENKKLPR is encoded by the coding sequence ATGGCAACTATTAGATTCATCCGTGAGGATTTAGAGGTTCAATGCAATCCTGGTGAAAATTTAAGGGAACTAGTAATGAAAGAGAACTTACAACTTTATGGATTAAAAGGTATTTTAGGAAACTGTGGAGGGGCAGGACAGTGTAGTACCTGTTTTGTTTCTGTTGAAGGAGGAAGCAATAATTCCTTAAGTCCACAAACTTCTGTTGAAGAAGAAAAACTTAAAAATAGACCAGAAAATTGGCGACTTGCATGTCAGACTTTAATAAAATCCTCTGCAGTAATTTTAACAAAACCACAATCTCCTCCTTCAAACTTAGAAGAACTTAAAAAAAATAGTGAAAATAAAAAATTACCTCGCTAA
- the psbM gene encoding photosystem II reaction center protein PsbM yields the protein METTNFGFVASLLFVGVPTIFLIGLFISTQDGEKSSFYSESGKGKLGPKS from the coding sequence ATGGAAACTACTAATTTTGGATTCGTAGCAAGTCTTCTATTTGTTGGGGTACCAACAATATTCCTTATAGGTTTATTTATTTCCACTCAAGATGGCGAAAAATCAAGCTTCTACTCAGAATCTGGTAAAGGTAAGCTTGGCCCAAAAAGCTAA
- the prmC gene encoding peptide chain release factor N(5)-glutamine methyltransferase, with protein sequence MPSISVKEFLFWKKIQLSKGGDYQSFALLLDSVGGISNSDLNLSRINSGDNLYLRKDLDFLESIWKDHLLNSTPIQYLCGITFWRDLKLKVTKKVLIPRPETELIVDIVLNIFRKKSEKLFFAELGTGSGAISIALALAYPLSEGVATDINQEALEIAIKNFVNSSKKSNLKFYCGNWWSPLESFKGKLDFAISNPPYIPRDTYEKLPKEVKNFEPKVALLGGEDGLKHIREIIQKAPLFLKENGWLILENHFDQSEEVKQLLIKNKFTSIEILKDLSGIGRFTIGRYK encoded by the coding sequence ATGCCTAGCATTTCTGTAAAAGAATTTTTATTTTGGAAAAAAATACAACTTTCTAAAGGGGGAGATTATCAATCTTTTGCTCTTTTACTTGATTCTGTAGGCGGAATATCAAATAGTGATCTCAATTTATCTAGGATTAATTCTGGAGATAATTTGTATTTAAGAAAAGACTTAGATTTCTTGGAATCTATTTGGAAAGACCATTTATTAAATTCCACTCCTATCCAATATCTCTGTGGAATAACTTTTTGGAGAGACTTAAAACTCAAAGTTACTAAAAAAGTACTCATTCCCAGACCAGAAACAGAGCTCATAGTTGATATCGTTTTAAATATATTTCGAAAAAAATCAGAAAAATTATTTTTTGCTGAATTAGGAACTGGATCAGGTGCAATTAGTATTGCTTTGGCATTGGCTTATCCATTGAGCGAGGGAGTAGCAACTGACATAAATCAAGAGGCATTAGAAATAGCCATTAAAAATTTTGTAAATTCTTCTAAAAAATCAAATTTGAAATTTTATTGTGGAAATTGGTGGTCACCTCTTGAAAGTTTTAAAGGAAAATTAGACTTCGCTATTTCAAACCCGCCATATATTCCAAGAGATACTTATGAAAAATTACCTAAAGAAGTTAAGAATTTCGAACCTAAAGTTGCTTTATTAGGCGGCGAAGATGGTTTAAAACATATTAGGGAAATAATACAAAAAGCACCATTATTTTTAAAAGAGAATGGTTGGCTGATTTTAGAGAATCATTTTGATCAAAGTGAAGAAGTAAAACAACTACTTATTAAAAATAAATTTACATCAATAGAAATTTTGAAAGATCTTTCAGGAATTGGTAGGTTTACCATTGGAAGATATAAATAA
- a CDS encoding L-threonylcarbamoyladenylate synthase, whose protein sequence is MNLIDCNSALKTLKSGLPIIFPTDTLPAIGCLPEFSNIIYEFKKRDRDKPLILMGSEYKQLIDYVHESAKEDYENIASKYWPGALTMVIPASEKQATIITSNDLSLGLRIPNSHMAQSLMRKTGPLLTSSANISGFEGSITYESIAIDFPSVEILGPVPWGKSSGKASTIIFWKKSGNWRLIREGEVLVKELH, encoded by the coding sequence ATGAATTTAATAGACTGCAACTCCGCTCTAAAGACTCTTAAAAGTGGTTTACCTATAATTTTCCCAACTGACACATTACCTGCAATTGGATGCTTGCCAGAATTTTCAAATATTATTTACGAATTTAAAAAAAGAGATAGAGATAAACCATTAATTCTTATGGGATCAGAATACAAACAATTAATCGATTATGTCCACGAATCAGCAAAAGAGGATTACGAAAATATAGCTTCAAAATATTGGCCAGGAGCTCTGACTATGGTTATTCCTGCCTCAGAAAAGCAGGCTACAATCATCACAAGCAATGATCTTAGTCTTGGGTTGAGAATTCCAAATTCACATATGGCCCAATCCCTCATGAGAAAAACGGGACCATTGTTAACTTCGAGTGCAAATATTTCAGGTTTTGAAGGATCAATTACATATGAAAGTATTGCTATAGACTTCCCTTCTGTTGAAATTCTAGGCCCTGTCCCCTGGGGGAAAAGTAGTGGAAAAGCTAGTACTATTATATTCTGGAAGAAAAGTGGTAATTGGAGGCTGATTAGAGAAGGAGAAGTATTAGTTAAGGAATTGCATTAA
- the minE gene encoding cell division topological specificity factor MinE, producing the protein MMTLRDLINKLLGRETASANTARERLQLVLAHDRVDMSSLTTDLLDKMRNEILDVVAKYVEIDFEEVAVSLETEDRMTALVANLPIKRTVTGEIKFKKNDKNDKSEKDIKK; encoded by the coding sequence ATGATGACCCTCAGAGATCTTATAAACAAGTTACTAGGCAGAGAAACGGCTAGTGCCAACACTGCTAGAGAAAGATTACAACTTGTACTTGCTCATGACAGAGTTGATATGAGTTCTTTAACAACTGATCTTTTGGATAAGATGAGGAATGAAATACTAGATGTTGTTGCAAAATACGTTGAGATTGATTTTGAAGAGGTGGCAGTAAGTTTAGAGACGGAGGACAGAATGACTGCATTAGTAGCAAATTTACCAATCAAAAGAACTGTTACAGGTGAAATAAAGTTTAAAAAAAATGATAAGAATGATAAAAGTGAAAAAGATATCAAAAAGTAA